One Sodalinema gerasimenkoae IPPAS B-353 DNA segment encodes these proteins:
- a CDS encoding transposase, whose amino-acid sequence MSRPPRDLQPNYCYHVTTRCNNREFRLTRFECRELLLFAIEKCRQKYGFRLYGLCVMSNHVHYLIEPRQPEELPKIMHWLNWYTAMCFNRMLNRTGHFWEKRYHSTGFPKTDKRRALNTLRYIHGNPKAARLQRGWFWDFSNYGSYDRLTNDGITEWHPAFLSLGTTLELCAAAYRKFCQNYRPQPKSTRKTHWGSRKLAQLKEKLKARKSTPGQMSLWEEWELPADEIQAVAKQFVLANCFNPVWAASLFPD is encoded by the coding sequence ATGTCACGCCCACCTCGCGATTTGCAGCCCAATTACTGCTACCACGTCACCACGCGATGCAACAATCGAGAATTTCGCCTGACTCGATTTGAATGTCGCGAACTGTTGTTATTTGCCATTGAGAAATGCCGCCAGAAATACGGGTTTCGGCTCTATGGCTTATGTGTGATGAGCAATCATGTTCACTATCTCATCGAACCGCGACAGCCCGAGGAGTTACCGAAAATTATGCACTGGCTGAATTGGTATACGGCCATGTGCTTTAACCGAATGTTGAACCGGACGGGGCATTTTTGGGAAAAACGCTATCACAGTACGGGATTCCCGAAGACGGATAAGCGACGGGCGTTGAATACGCTACGCTACATTCACGGCAACCCGAAAGCGGCTAGGTTACAACGGGGTTGGTTTTGGGATTTTAGTAATTACGGCAGTTACGACCGCCTGACGAACGACGGTATCACGGAATGGCATCCGGCGTTTCTCAGTTTGGGGACAACGTTGGAACTCTGTGCGGCGGCCTATCGCAAGTTTTGCCAGAACTATCGCCCCCAGCCGAAATCGACGCGGAAGACTCACTGGGGAAGCCGCAAGTTGGCTCAACTCAAGGAGAAGTTGAAAGCTCGCAAATCCACGCCGGGTCAGATGAGTTTGTGGGAGGAGTGGGAACTTCCGGCGGATGAGATTCAAGCGGTGGCGAAACAATTTGTGTTAGCCAACTGCTTTAATCCTGTTTGGGCAGCTTCGTTATTTCCCGATTGA
- a CDS encoding AAA family ATPase, translated as MTIPPISTRWIHEFETQLQRRRHILLYGNIHDPLIWRGNYLPIHDFLSAYFQDLDFDLTLRYDSIDGFSFPNPDQEQRFRDLGQQQFQRRQGSPVASPPANGAPARANPGAVLQQRLGNLPQRLPPEEALAQLRSLVRQTDESLAAVVDLADMLTADPDHYGPEERNPLILLQRCTLEACILPDGPLQGYRNTLVVLASDLKRVPVWFYTHNPYLSLVQVTSPNKAERRYFIQRFGGHFYGGQDRPTQSPDGTAPSPRDQVAEEFAELTDGFQTMDLEALRVTSVQQHLPLNRGEVMRLVDFYKFGRREEPFEQLNREKVAGATRELSQAVIGQPRAITAVTDMLTTAKVGISLNEVNGRNSKPKGIFFFVGPTGVGKTELAKSLSRLIFGDEEAFARFDMSEYKEEHAAEKLAGSPPGFVGYDEGGQLTNRVLERPYSILLFDEIEKAHPRVLDKFLQILEDGRLTDGKGRTAYFNQTVIIFTSNIGASDLTDAQTGALLRSGIMTQVQGQGTEGFSYEQVNQHFREEVRWYFSTRIGRAELLNRFGDNIVVFDLLRPQFVSQIGTKFLGQLRTSAVQKYGLELQFEESVMQVITAQMQQGENLLFGGRRVKTMLESGLERPLNRWLFEEFGELSGLRGCRLRVGLRESGELQVLRVD; from the coding sequence ATGACGATTCCCCCCATCTCCACCCGTTGGATTCATGAATTCGAGACGCAACTCCAACGTCGTCGCCACATTCTCCTCTATGGCAACATTCACGACCCCCTAATTTGGCGGGGGAACTATCTCCCGATTCATGACTTCCTTAGTGCCTACTTCCAAGACCTCGACTTTGACCTCACGCTCCGCTACGACAGCATCGACGGCTTCAGCTTCCCCAACCCTGACCAGGAACAACGCTTCCGCGACTTAGGGCAACAACAGTTTCAACGCCGTCAGGGTTCCCCGGTGGCCTCTCCCCCAGCCAATGGCGCACCGGCGCGAGCCAATCCTGGCGCTGTCTTACAACAACGACTGGGCAACCTACCGCAACGCCTCCCCCCAGAAGAAGCGTTGGCCCAATTACGTAGTTTGGTCCGGCAAACAGACGAATCCCTGGCGGCGGTGGTTGATTTAGCCGATATGCTCACCGCCGACCCCGACCACTATGGACCCGAGGAACGTAACCCCCTCATTCTCCTGCAACGCTGTACCCTCGAAGCCTGTATCCTGCCCGATGGCCCCCTCCAAGGCTATCGCAATACGCTGGTGGTTCTCGCCAGTGATTTAAAACGGGTTCCGGTGTGGTTCTATACCCACAATCCCTATCTGTCTTTGGTTCAAGTCACCTCCCCCAACAAAGCTGAACGACGGTATTTTATCCAACGCTTCGGCGGCCATTTTTACGGTGGCCAAGACCGACCCACCCAGTCCCCCGATGGAACTGCACCCTCTCCCCGAGACCAAGTGGCGGAGGAGTTTGCTGAGTTAACCGATGGTTTTCAGACGATGGATTTAGAGGCCTTACGAGTGACGTCGGTACAACAGCATCTGCCTCTGAATCGAGGTGAGGTGATGCGGTTGGTAGATTTCTATAAGTTTGGACGGCGAGAGGAACCTTTTGAACAACTCAACCGAGAGAAGGTCGCCGGGGCGACTCGGGAATTATCCCAGGCGGTCATCGGTCAACCTCGGGCCATTACGGCGGTGACGGATATGTTGACGACGGCCAAGGTGGGGATTAGTCTCAATGAGGTCAATGGGCGCAATAGTAAGCCTAAGGGTATCTTTTTCTTTGTCGGTCCGACGGGGGTGGGCAAAACGGAGTTAGCTAAATCCCTGAGTCGCCTCATTTTTGGCGATGAGGAGGCGTTTGCTCGGTTTGATATGAGTGAATATAAGGAGGAACACGCGGCGGAAAAGTTAGCCGGGTCGCCGCCGGGATTTGTGGGCTACGACGAGGGCGGCCAGTTAACGAATCGGGTCTTGGAACGTCCTTATAGTATTTTGCTGTTTGATGAGATTGAAAAGGCTCATCCTAGGGTGTTGGATAAGTTCCTGCAAATCCTCGAAGATGGTCGTTTAACGGATGGAAAAGGACGGACGGCGTATTTCAATCAGACGGTGATTATTTTTACCAGTAATATTGGTGCGTCGGATTTAACGGATGCTCAAACGGGGGCGTTGCTGCGGTCTGGGATTATGACTCAGGTTCAAGGACAGGGAACGGAAGGGTTTAGTTATGAACAGGTGAATCAGCATTTCCGGGAGGAGGTGCGTTGGTATTTTTCGACCCGGATTGGTCGGGCGGAGTTGTTGAATCGTTTTGGGGATAATATTGTGGTGTTTGATTTGTTGCGCCCGCAGTTTGTGAGTCAAATTGGCACTAAATTTTTAGGTCAGTTACGGACTTCAGCGGTGCAGAAGTATGGCTTGGAGTTGCAGTTTGAGGAGTCGGTGATGCAGGTCATCACGGCACAAATGCAGCAGGGTGAGAATTTGTTGTTTGGGGGACGGCGAGTGAAGACGATGTTAGAGTCTGGGTTGGAACGTCCCCTCAATCGCTGGCTGTTTGAGGAGTTTGGGGAGTTGTCGGGGTTACGGGGATGTCGGTTGAGGGTGGGGTTACGGGAGTCTGGGGAGTTGCAGGTGTTGAGAGTGGATTGA